TATCAAGCTGCTTACGATCGCGCCAAGGGCGATCTGGCCAAGGCACAATCCAGTGCTTCTATCGCCAGCGTGACGGTAAACCGCTATAAACCATTGTTGGGTACCCGCTACATCAGCAAGCAGGAGTATGATACCACTGTATCAAACCTACAGCAGGCAGAAGCGGTAGTAGTCGCCGCGAAAGCCGCTGTAGAAACCGCGCGCATTAACTTGGCATACACCAAGGTGACCTCGCCGATCTCCGGGCGCATCGGCAAATCTGCCGTGACTGAAGGGGCGTTAGTCAGCAATGGTCAGGCGGCGGCGCTTGCTACCGTGCAGCAGTTAGATCCGATGTACGTTGACGTTACTCAGTCGAGCAACGATTTCCTTCGTCTGAAACAGGAAATGGTCAGCGGCACTTTGAAGCAGGAAAACGGTAAGGCTAAAGTGAAACTGCTACTGGAAAACGGCACTGAATACGCACAGGAAGGCACGCTGGAATTCTCTGACGTCACCGTTGATGAAACCACAGGTTCTATCACTCTTCGTGCCCTGTTTCCTAACCCAAACCATATACTGCTGCCAGGCATGTTCGTACGCGCCCGTTTGGACGAAGGCGTGCGTAGCGATACGCTGCTAGTACCGCAGCAGGGTGTGACGCGCAATCCGCGTGGTGATGCCACAGCGCTGGTGGTCGGTATGGACGATAAAGTCGAACTGCGTATGCTGAAAGCGGATAAAGCGATTGGCGACAAGTGGCTGGTTACCGATGGCCTGAAAGCCGGTGATCGCGTGATCGTCAGTGGCCTGATGAAAGTGCGCCCTGGCGCGCAGGTAAAAGTGCAGGAAGAAGTTGACACCCAGCCACAATCTGAAGCGCAGAAGTCATAAAAAAGGATCGGATACATGGCCAAGTTCTTTATAGATCGCCCGATTTTCGCTTGGGTAATCGCCATCATTATTATGTTGGCAGGGGTGCTTGCAATAATGAAACTGCCGATCGCGCAGTATCCCACTATTGCACCACCGGCGGTGAATATTTCCGCCAATTACCCAGGTGCAGACGCCAAAACGGTACAGGACACCGTAACGCAGATTATCGAACAGAACATGAACGGTATCGATAACCTGATGTACATGTCCTCCACCAGTGATTCCTCTGGTAGCGTCACCATTACGTTGACGTTCGATTCC
The sequence above is drawn from the Serratia symbiotica genome and encodes:
- the sdeX gene encoding multidrug efflux RND transporter periplasmic adaptor subunit SdeX — encoded protein: MNKNRGSMPLAAVLMLSGSLALTACNDTETQQQGLQHPVPEVGVVTLKAAPLNITSDLTGRTAAYRVAEVRPQVSGIVLKRNFVEGSDIKAGTSLYQIDPATYQAAYDRAKGDLAKAQSSASIASVTVNRYKPLLGTRYISKQEYDTTVSNLQQAEAVVVAAKAAVETARINLAYTKVTSPISGRIGKSAVTEGALVSNGQAAALATVQQLDPMYVDVTQSSNDFLRLKQEMVSGTLKQENGKAKVKLLLENGTEYAQEGTLEFSDVTVDETTGSITLRALFPNPNHILLPGMFVRARLDEGVRSDTLLVPQQGVTRNPRGDATALVVGMDDKVELRMLKADKAIGDKWLVTDGLKAGDRVIVSGLMKVRPGAQVKVQEEVDTQPQSEAQKS